From the Helianthus annuus cultivar XRQ/B chromosome 17, HanXRQr2.0-SUNRISE, whole genome shotgun sequence genome, the window TTTGAATATTCAAATTGTGAGGATCCATACGTTTTGTGGGAAGATTTAAAAAGCAGATTTGATCATCAAAGGGAAGTTTTACTTCCCAGTACTAGAGATGAATGGAACAATCTCAGGTTCCAAGATTTTAAAAAAGTGAATGAATACACCTCTGCTTTGTTCAGAATATGCTCAACACTCCAATTCTTTGGGCAAACTATTACGGAGGAAGATGTGTTGGAAAAAACTTTCTCCACTTTTCATGCATCAAATATAAACTTGCAACAACAATATCGGTTGCAAAGGTTTCAAAGATATTCTGATCTAAATTCATTTCTCCTCATAGCAGAGAAAAACAATGAGCTACTAATGAAAAATCATCAAGCTCGTCCCACTGGATCATTAGCCATTCTAGAAGCAAATGTTGTTATTAATGATGATACTAAAGTCGCTGGAAGAAAATGGGGACGAGGCCGTGGCCGTGTCCATTTTGGTAAAGGTAATGGTCGCAACTATTCCTTCAAAGGAAATAATAATTTCCGAGGTAATTCCCATGGTCGTGGACGTGGTCGCGGTCGTGGTCATGGTCGAAATCAAAGAACCTCCAATTACCACACTCTACAAAATACCAATTCCAACTGGTATAACAAAAGGAATGAAGTTGGTAGATCCGAAAACAATGGCACTTCTTGTTTCAGATGTGGAAGTACAAACCGTTGGTCAAAAGCTTGTCGTACACCTTCACATTTATGTGAACTTTACCAAGCCTCtctcaaaagaaaagaaaaggaggtGAACCATGTGGATAAGTTTAATGATATCAACGTCGAACTAAATGTCGCCGACTATACCAATGACATGGAACTCTGAAACAAATGTTGCTAAACCATAATAATTATATGCAACAATTATGTAATTTCCTTTATTATAACTATCTTTATTATGTTTCATTAGTCTTTCTTTTCATGTAACGTTTTCAACTAATAAATAAACttcttattaaaaataataattcataATGCCTTCATTATACACTTATTATTATTTCTCTTTACATTTTCAAGATTAAAATGAATACCACTGGAGCACAAGAGCAAACAAATGATGCAGATATATGTATAGCGGATAGTGGAGCTACACACACTATACTTAAATCTAAGAAATATTTTTATGAGTTGAAACCAACAAAAGGAACCGTTGATACAATATCAGGTCCTACAAACTTAATAGAATGAGTGGGAAAAGCTAATTTAATATTACCAAATGGTACAAAGCTCTTAATAGAGAATGCTTTATTTTCCCCAAAATCAACAAGAAACTTGTTGAGTTTCAAAAACATATATCATAACGGATATGATTCTCAGTCAAGGACTGTTGATAATAAAAAATATTTGCACATCATGAGCAAAGATCATATATTGGAAAAACTGCCAATGCTCCACTCTGGTTTGCATTATACACACATTAATGTGCCTCAAGCACATATGGCAGTAAAAGAAAGTTTTTGTGATCCTGAGACATTTAACTTATGGTATGACAGACTAGGTAATCCAGGATCTACAATGACGAAAAGAATTATTGAAAACACACATGGACATCCATTGAAATATCAAAAGATCCCCCAATCAGATAAAATGCCTCTATGTACCTCATGTTCACTTGGAAAACTAATTACAAGGCCTTCATCCTTAAAAGTTGACAAGGAATCTTTAATGTTTCTTGAAAGAATTCAAGGTGATATATGTGGACGAATTCATCCACCATGTGGACCGTTTAGATATTTCATGGTCTTGATAGACGCATCTAGCAGATGGTCTCATGTCTCTTTATTATCAACTCGTAATGttgattttgcaaaatttcttgcTCAAATTACGAGCACATTTCCCTGATTACACTGTTAAAAGGGTGAGACTTTATAATGATGGTGaatttacatcacatgcttttAATGATTATTGCATGTCTGTGGGAATTGTTGTCAAACACCCTGTTGCTCATGTACACACACAAAATGACTTAGCTGAATCATTGATCAAACGTTTACAGCTAATCGCTAGACCATTAATAATGAGAACAAAACTTCATGTGTCGGTTTGGGGTCATGCAATTTTACAAGCTGGATCACTGATTCGTGTGAGACCAAGTGCAAACCATATGTACTCCCCACTACAACTTGTTTCTGGCCATGAGCCAGACATTTCCCACCTTAAAATTTTTGGGAGTGCAGTGtatgtataacaaccctcctaaaacatATTTGGACACCCCTAAATGTCCTAAATTATACCCCGTACACGAGAAACAGACCCAGAATacccttatatttataaaaatcaagaaaaacaaaaattatagGTTTCTCGCGGGGCGTGACCAAGACCCCCTTggtctctcgcggggcgcgagctcCGATTGCTTGTCGTACACCCAGGCCGCCACGTGTCGACACGTGGCAGGTCTAGATACGCTGACTGGCCAAGCCTACGGCCTAACCTATGTTTGTCACGGGGCGCGAAGGCCGAAGCCTTAGctttcgcgggccgcgagccgccTTAAAtctggcctataaataggatcgACGAGCTCATTTGAGAATTAGTTCAGAAATCAATTCTCTCTCAATATTCTGTTGGCAATTATTATACTCGGGCACAATACCcactataaagcgaagctctgcctcgttgtaagtactataaccctgctattaccctacacgatcgatctagggctccgtaacgcatgtcaaggctctgcctgactcagtcgttggagttctgtctcatgttacacccgattgatttaggattcTGTAATgaatgtcaaggctctgcctgactcagtcattggaattctgtctcgagttgtacggttaatgtgatttgagttattttactaacacgtgtgcattgtttaattttaatagataataaccaggagatacAACAGGAAGCTCTAGTTTTACCTAAATCAACAATGTAAGTACATTCACTTTTTCTCACTATTTGAGAGTACATTTTTTGTaagtcaaaatgttttaccaaaacctcaaatgtttt encodes:
- the LOC110924250 gene encoding uncharacterized protein LOC110924250; its protein translation is MENIAKIEFLALNITGGNYMSWKAHVKRHLKSMGVLETITEGNKCSDQDKAKADVFLHKHIDEMLQFEYSNCEDPYVLWEDLKSRFDHQREVLLPSTRDEWNNLRFQDFKKVNEYTSALFRICSTLQFFGQTITEEDVLEKTFSTFHASNINLQQQYRLQRFQRYSDLNSFLLIAEKNNELLMKNHQARPTGSLAILEANVVINDDTKVAGRKWGRGRGRVHFGKGNGRNYSFKGNNNFRGNSHGRGRGRGRGHGRNQRTSNYHTLQNTNSNWYNKRNEVGRSENNGTSCFRCGSTNRWSKACRTPSHLCELYQASLKRKEKEVNHVDKFNDINVELNVADYTNDMEL